A single region of the bacterium genome encodes:
- a CDS encoding TRAP transporter large permease subunit yields the protein MTALYAIGILISALCGAPLFVVIGGLALTLFGSAGVDPQAVIIEMYRLASAPTLIAIPLFTFSGFLLAESKSPERLVALYRALFGWMPGGVAIAALISCAFFTSFNGASGVTIIAIGGLLYPILIKERYTERFSMGLITTSGSLGLLFPPSLPLILYAVVAKVNVDELFLAGIVPGVIIIVLLSLYSIHSSLKHKSNRQAFSVEEVIKALRGAIWVIPLPVIILGGIYGGIFTASEAAAVTVVYVLIVEALIHRDISIKRDIPRVAAQSMMLVGSVLVILGCALGLTNYLVDEQIPMKIIDMMRHLITSKLMFLMVLNVFLLIVGCLMDIFSATIVVVPLIVPIAREFGVDPLHLGIIFLTNLEIGYITPPVGLNLFISSIRFKKPIAEVYRSTLPFLIVMLIALIVVTYLPELTLWLPGVFGK from the coding sequence GTGACCGCTCTCTACGCCATCGGGATACTGATCTCTGCGCTCTGCGGCGCGCCGCTGTTCGTCGTGATCGGAGGCCTCGCCCTCACTCTCTTCGGATCCGCCGGCGTGGACCCGCAGGCGGTGATCATAGAGATGTACCGCCTGGCCTCGGCGCCTACCCTGATAGCGATACCGCTCTTCACGTTCTCAGGGTTTCTCCTGGCCGAGTCCAAATCGCCCGAGAGGCTCGTTGCCCTCTACAGGGCGCTCTTCGGCTGGATGCCCGGCGGCGTGGCGATAGCGGCGCTCATATCGTGCGCGTTCTTCACATCGTTCAACGGCGCTTCAGGGGTAACGATAATAGCCATCGGCGGGCTGCTCTACCCGATACTGATTAAAGAGCGCTACACCGAGCGCTTCTCCATGGGGCTCATCACCACCAGCGGGAGCCTGGGGCTGCTCTTCCCTCCCAGCCTTCCCCTCATACTCTACGCGGTGGTGGCCAAGGTCAACGTCGACGAGCTCTTCCTGGCCGGCATCGTCCCGGGCGTGATCATCATCGTGCTCCTTTCGCTCTACAGCATACACTCCAGCTTGAAGCACAAATCTAACCGCCAGGCTTTCTCCGTGGAGGAAGTTATAAAAGCGCTCAGGGGCGCGATCTGGGTCATCCCGCTGCCGGTGATAATCCTGGGCGGCATCTACGGCGGCATATTCACCGCATCCGAGGCGGCCGCCGTCACGGTAGTCTACGTGCTGATAGTGGAGGCGCTGATACACCGCGACATAAGCATCAAGAGGGACATACCGAGGGTCGCGGCGCAGTCGATGATGCTGGTCGGCAGCGTGCTCGTGATACTGGGATGCGCGCTGGGGCTTACGAACTATCTTGTCGATGAGCAGATACCCATGAAGATCATCGACATGATGAGGCACCTCATCACGAGCAAGCTCATGTTCCTGATGGTGCTCAACGTCTTCCTCCTGATCGTGGGCTGCCTGATGGATATATTCTCGGCCACGATCGTGGTCGTGCCGCTGATCGTGCCCATAGCAAGGGAGTTCGGCGTGGATCCCTTGCACCTGGGCATCATCTTCCTCACGAACCTGGAGATCGGCTACATCACGCCACCCGTGGGCCTCAACCTCTTCATATCCAGCATCAGGTTCAAGAAGCCCATAGCGGAGGTCTATCGCAGCACACTGCCTTTCCTGATAGTGATGCTCATCGCGCTCATCGTAGTGACCTATCTGCCGGAGCTGACGCTTTGGCTGCCTGGGGTCTTCGGAAAATAA
- a CDS encoding TRAP transporter small permease, with product MADALLKFFKFIDLAFARVIEALVVVMLIAMMSLVATQVILRNFFDSGIAWADVASRNMVLWVAFFGAMLATRNREHIAIDALMRVIPRIARNSVRIGIDALACFISFLLARASYFFVLSEWQSASELFPGMPAWIVQAIIPFGFAMISLEYAIGIGLDIWRIVMEGRLGYVAGRGRQ from the coding sequence ATGGCCGACGCGCTTCTCAAATTCTTTAAATTCATAGATCTCGCGTTTGCGAGGGTCATCGAGGCCCTCGTGGTGGTGATGCTCATCGCCATGATGTCTCTCGTGGCGACGCAGGTCATCCTGAGGAACTTCTTCGACAGCGGGATCGCATGGGCGGATGTCGCATCGCGGAACATGGTGCTGTGGGTGGCTTTTTTCGGGGCGATGCTCGCCACGCGCAACCGCGAACACATTGCCATCGACGCGCTGATGCGCGTCATCCCGCGCATAGCCAGGAACTCCGTGAGGATAGGCATAGACGCCCTGGCGTGCTTCATATCCTTCCTCCTCGCCCGCGCCTCCTACTTTTTCGTGCTCAGCGAATGGCAGTCAGCGTCCGAGCTCTTCCCCGGCATGCCTGCGTGGATCGTGCAGGCCATCATACCGTTCGGTTTCGCGATGATATCGCTCGAGTACGCCATCGGGATAGGCCTTGATATCTGGCGCATAGTCATGGAAGGCCGGCTCGGATACGTGGCCGGGAGAGGCAGGCAGTGA
- the dctP gene encoding TRAP transporter substrate-binding protein DctP — MKRITVLAMVMMFMLVSSSAHAINEIKIAILAPEGSTWHKVMTAWDKELREKTQGRVGLKIYAGGVLGDENDVIRKMRIGQVHAAGFTGLGLGIINPNVRVLELPMLVQNYAEADAVAEKIWPKIEPGFEQKGFVVLGPAETGFVNIFSNKPVAGRADLKGMKMWAWEGDQLVGAMYAAFQVVPIPLPITDVMTSLQTKLIDAVYAPPLGAIALQWFTQTKYITDLKLADSTGGIVMTKAAFSALPPADREVLKSTGKKYARKLVEAIRADNDKSYSTLTEAGLKKVSVSAEEMEGIKTTSKEIWSKLVGKLYTQELLNDAVAAVEAKRAGN, encoded by the coding sequence ATGAAGCGCATCACGGTTCTGGCGATGGTCATGATGTTCATGCTCGTATCGAGCAGCGCCCATGCCATCAATGAGATCAAGATCGCCATCCTCGCGCCGGAAGGTTCTACCTGGCATAAGGTCATGACCGCCTGGGACAAGGAACTTCGGGAGAAAACCCAGGGGAGGGTCGGGCTGAAGATATACGCGGGCGGCGTGCTCGGAGACGAGAACGACGTGATCCGCAAGATGCGCATAGGCCAGGTGCACGCGGCCGGATTCACGGGCTTGGGCCTCGGCATCATCAACCCCAATGTGCGCGTGCTCGAGCTGCCGATGCTCGTCCAGAACTATGCTGAGGCGGATGCCGTGGCTGAGAAGATATGGCCCAAGATCGAGCCCGGGTTCGAGCAGAAGGGATTCGTGGTCCTGGGCCCGGCCGAGACTGGATTCGTGAACATATTCTCCAACAAGCCTGTGGCAGGGCGTGCGGATTTAAAGGGCATGAAGATGTGGGCGTGGGAGGGGGATCAGCTGGTCGGGGCCATGTACGCGGCATTCCAGGTGGTGCCGATTCCGTTGCCGATCACCGATGTTATGACTTCCCTCCAGACCAAACTCATCGACGCGGTCTATGCCCCGCCCTTGGGTGCGATAGCGCTCCAGTGGTTCACTCAGACCAAATACATCACGGATCTCAAACTGGCCGATTCCACGGGAGGGATCGTGATGACCAAGGCGGCCTTCTCGGCGCTCCCCCCTGCGGACAGGGAGGTCCTCAAGTCCACGGGCAAGAAATACGCCCGCAAACTCGTGGAGGCGATAAGGGCCGACAATGACAAGTCGTACTCCACTCTTACGGAGGCCGGGCTCAAGAAGGTTAGCGTTTCCGCCGAGGAGATGGAGGGAATAAAGACGACGAGCAAGGAGATCTGGTCGAAGCTCGTGGGCAAGCTTTACACGCAGGAGCTGCTCAACGACGCGGTCGCAGCGGTCGAGGCGAAGAGGGCCGGCAACTGA
- a CDS encoding TRAP transporter TatT component family protein, translating into MKKLIVMACLFALASTGCGMKKLTTGVIGGISTDGMVAVEGEQDVEFARESMLPLIKTLEVLRFGNPKDSKILAILSKAYGSFAFGFVELEILSSKEGDPAHAKAIERAKLFYQRGRDYGIESLSSDSGMRNAMNAPFPAFEKAVNGLGRKRIDALFWTAFNWANWINLNRDDPTAVVAIPKIQVMIDRVIELDPNFYFGSAHAFKGVLACTRPAMLGGDMALAQQEFAVAMGADPNYLMTRVLYAQFYARQLNDPALFRRELADVKSADPASLPEQALSNKLAIMRAELLLKKEKELF; encoded by the coding sequence ATGAAGAAATTGATCGTCATGGCGTGCCTTTTTGCCCTGGCCTCCACGGGTTGCGGCATGAAGAAGCTCACCACGGGCGTGATCGGCGGTATCTCCACCGACGGCATGGTCGCGGTGGAAGGCGAGCAGGACGTCGAGTTTGCGCGCGAGTCCATGTTGCCGCTGATCAAGACGCTCGAGGTCTTGAGGTTCGGAAACCCGAAAGATTCGAAGATATTGGCGATATTGTCCAAGGCGTACGGCAGCTTCGCGTTCGGATTCGTGGAGCTCGAGATCCTCTCATCCAAGGAGGGCGATCCCGCGCACGCAAAGGCAATCGAGAGGGCGAAGCTGTTCTATCAGAGGGGACGCGACTATGGCATCGAGTCGCTCTCGTCGGACTCAGGCATGAGGAATGCCATGAACGCCCCGTTCCCGGCGTTTGAAAAGGCTGTGAATGGCCTGGGCAGGAAACGCATCGATGCGCTCTTCTGGACCGCGTTCAACTGGGCGAACTGGATCAACCTGAATCGCGACGATCCCACGGCCGTGGTCGCAATCCCGAAGATCCAGGTCATGATAGACCGCGTGATCGAGCTCGACCCGAACTTTTACTTTGGCTCTGCGCACGCGTTCAAAGGGGTGCTCGCCTGCACGCGTCCCGCGATGCTCGGCGGCGACATGGCGCTCGCGCAGCAGGAGTTCGCGGTGGCGATGGGCGCGGACCCCAATTACCTCATGACAAGGGTGCTCTACGCCCAGTTCTACGCAAGGCAGCTCAATGACCCGGCGCTCTTCCGCAGGGAGCTAGCGGATGTGAAGTCTGCCGATCCGGCGTCCCTGCCTGAGCAGGCCCTCTCCAACAAGCTGGCCATCATGAGGGCGGAGCTTTTGCTCAAAAAGGAAAAAGAGTTGTTTTGA
- a CDS encoding helix-turn-helix domain-containing protein: MKRYITTAQAAKILGISTVAVFKKIKNKTLPAQKIGRNYAIDPAALGLKADRVGKDTKKRIEKAVKRVVRDYGETLKKLGKE, from the coding sequence ATGAAGAGATACATCACCACAGCACAGGCCGCGAAAATCCTGGGCATCAGCACGGTCGCGGTATTCAAGAAGATCAAGAACAAGACACTGCCGGCGCAGAAGATCGGGCGGAACTACGCTATCGATCCGGCGGCCCTTGGCCTCAAGGCCGACAGGGTTGGAAAAGATACGAAGAAGCGGATCGAAAAGGCAGTGAAGAGGGTCGTGCGCGATTATGGCGAGACGCTCAAGAAGCTCGGGAAGGAATGA
- a CDS encoding type II toxin-antitoxin system death-on-curing family toxin gives MHILSVREVKEIAFELAREAMSWDEPIPDFDTRFPEKLESCLATPFQTFDKKHLYRGLAEKAAVLFYLMIKNHPFTNGNKRIAVTTLLVFLALNGKWVEVTNQELYNFSVWVASSPPQVMEQTVAAVQEFVSKNLKDY, from the coding sequence ATGCACATACTGTCAGTGAGAGAAGTGAAGGAGATCGCGTTCGAGCTCGCGCGTGAAGCTATGAGCTGGGACGAACCGATACCTGATTTTGACACGAGATTCCCGGAGAAGCTCGAGAGCTGTCTCGCCACCCCGTTCCAGACATTCGACAAGAAGCATTTGTACCGGGGACTTGCCGAGAAGGCCGCGGTCCTCTTCTATCTCATGATCAAGAATCACCCATTCACGAACGGCAACAAGCGGATTGCAGTGACAACGCTGCTCGTCTTCCTTGCGCTCAACGGCAAGTGGGTGGAGGTGACTAACCAGGAGCTATACAACTTCTCCGTGTGGGTCGCGTCCAGTCCACCGCAGGTCATGGAACAGACCGTTGCAGCAGTTCAAGAGTTCGTCTCGAAGAATCTGAAGGATTACTGA
- a CDS encoding DUF882 domain-containing protein, producing MRAISGFIILVAAMFAVMAMPPSPLESSVAHNSPFIYTGDGKIKITDTHTGETITILYRDPDGFYRDEALTAIDHTLRCHGGGERFPISLKLVELIDNVQDHFNAESVRVVSGYRSFEYNSALKRRLSRVAHNSLHIQGMAADIAIPGVSKHELAKYARSLATGGVGTYAGSDFVHIDVGPVRTW from the coding sequence ATGAGGGCAATATCCGGTTTTATCATTCTTGTGGCTGCGATGTTTGCCGTGATGGCCATGCCCCCCTCTCCGCTCGAGTCATCGGTCGCCCACAATTCCCCATTCATCTATACCGGCGACGGCAAGATAAAGATAACCGACACGCACACCGGCGAGACGATAACCATCCTATACCGCGACCCTGACGGCTTCTACAGGGACGAGGCGCTTACGGCCATCGACCACACGCTGCGCTGTCACGGCGGCGGCGAGAGGTTTCCGATTTCGCTCAAGCTCGTGGAGCTCATCGACAACGTCCAGGACCACTTCAACGCGGAAAGCGTCAGGGTTGTTTCGGGTTATCGCAGCTTCGAGTACAACAGCGCGCTCAAGAGGCGGCTCTCGAGGGTCGCGCACAACAGCCTCCACATCCAGGGCATGGCCGCAGACATCGCCATCCCCGGAGTCTCCAAGCATGAGCTCGCGAAGTATGCCCGTTCGCTCGCCACAGGCGGCGTCGGCACCTACGCAGGCAGTGACTTCGTGCACATCGACGTTGGCCCGGTGAGAACCTGGTAA